One window of Chamaesiphon minutus PCC 6605 genomic DNA carries:
- a CDS encoding chemotaxis protein CheW, producing MTSSLLSQRLASNNEDGNTIDAIVFALADIEQTPMANYLFAMPVAAVEKAIVYPSERAVLRDGIGIMNLGAETLTIVDLRQKFASIDPLQDSSKFLILFHTHAGELCALPIKDAPVLMDIDPAMIRSLPLAYREVNQLSFISQMAIVPQEGNLAPLQILLIGFDPIDPNRSNRSSHLN from the coding sequence ATGACTTCCTCCCTCCTATCCCAACGGTTAGCTAGTAATAACGAAGATGGCAATACGATCGACGCGATCGTGTTTGCCCTAGCCGATATCGAACAGACACCAATGGCCAACTACCTGTTTGCGATGCCTGTAGCAGCCGTGGAAAAAGCGATCGTCTATCCATCAGAGCGAGCAGTGCTCAGAGATGGGATTGGCATCATGAATTTGGGTGCAGAAACTTTGACAATTGTCGATTTACGCCAAAAATTCGCCTCGATCGATCCGCTCCAGGATTCTTCCAAATTTCTGATCTTATTTCATACCCACGCTGGCGAATTGTGCGCTCTTCCCATCAAAGATGCACCAGTATTAATGGACATCGATCCCGCCATGATTCGATCTCTTCCGCTAGCTTATCGCGAAGTCAATCAGCTTAGTTTTATCTCCCAAATGGCGATCGTCCCGCAAGAAGGTAACCTAGCACCATTACAGATTCTACTCATTGGCTTCGACCCGATCGATCCAAACAGATCGAACAGATCCAGTCACTTGAATTAA
- a CDS encoding GAF domain-containing protein, protein MLKNIFSSADDRSDKATDPLNPVTLPSQQPMSNPDRAAMTSTNTKQQLLSLLQETQAKLETANSPNSESLRQNIRKARELAGFLTVPGTNPQPQSAPASAGIDPEKIYQIATRIRQATLPLAAFNSAVADIKALLNADRVLIYQLTGAGMGRSIAEAVQTGLTPTLNTEIPQIGFGFEQLTDERTQRTIALINSETSPYQKQILEQYQVQATIAVPILINGYSAATDSYSLGRVWGLLVVHQCDRPRMWSEAETTCLSQLSLELTLAVQPNQPLLQLSQRRDLLAAIEIEAQELMQTTLDNIRHNLQADRAMVVAYNPDWSSTVIAESVGVNWAKAGTSLDLDYSINNENYKPYYVVNDIQAKGFDRCLLESLEPLQMKAYIVVPVLKNNQLVGMLGIYQNSGARNWQESELNAMLEYAKTFSFPIQQTTSRRLAQFQTKKMEQRLQRERGLSKLQERLRSAKDEKTVFQVATQDGRKLLETDRLAIYQFDPDWGGRFIAESAAPGWVDLIETVHIVQDTFLQRTQGGRYKDGECFAVDDIYTVGHQTCHVQLLEQFEARSYMLAPIFGADRKLWGLIAAYQNAHVRKWQEEEVETLRQMGLQVGIAIEQIDYIKQLQKRADQEQTINRITERIRQSLVVDDVFASVVQEIRQASKADRAVVYQFNEDWSGQVIAESVGSGWVSLLVEQAKDEVLAGNRATNDRCILRKWAQKDITEEDTYLQSTKGGKYAQGSKSTAVDDIYAKNFPDCYIQSLEKYQAKAYILAPIFKGGNLWGLLGVYQNDAPRIWDDSERSVIEQVALQIGVALQLAEYLERVRTQEQELSQIVDRERANRQELEQEALRVLKAIGPSFRGDLTVRAPLSETEIGTIADGYNTTIQSLRELVRQVQTAAISVSETSSENNLLVNNLSAQAQQELEQLDRALVQVDLMAASSKEVAEFAQKVEQVVQSANRTVQNGDTLMESTVEEILEIRSTVSTTAKKIKRLGETFQKISKVVNLIENFATQTNLLALNASIEATRAGQYGKGFAVVADEVRSLAYQSANATTEIERLVDEIRIDTNDVTEAMEIGIAQVVQGTNLVNETRQSLSEIVVATGQISELVKAISQSAGTQTKQSQKLSEAMIDVATIANLSSDSALQISESCQQLIATSQVLETSVSRFKVD, encoded by the coding sequence ATGTTAAAAAATATCTTTAGTTCGGCAGACGATCGCTCCGACAAAGCTACCGATCCTCTCAATCCTGTCACTCTACCTTCACAACAACCGATGTCTAATCCAGATCGCGCTGCCATGACTAGCACTAATACCAAGCAACAATTATTATCGCTACTTCAAGAGACTCAGGCTAAGCTTGAAACCGCCAATAGTCCCAACTCCGAATCACTGCGCCAAAACATTCGCAAAGCCAGAGAATTAGCCGGATTTTTGACCGTACCGGGTACCAATCCGCAGCCGCAGAGCGCGCCTGCATCTGCGGGAATCGACCCCGAAAAAATTTATCAAATCGCAACTAGAATCAGACAGGCTACATTACCGCTAGCGGCATTCAATAGTGCGGTTGCTGATATCAAAGCATTGCTCAATGCCGATCGCGTCCTGATTTACCAGTTGACTGGAGCTGGCATGGGTCGGTCGATCGCTGAAGCCGTCCAAACAGGCTTGACACCCACCCTCAATACCGAAATCCCCCAAATTGGCTTTGGCTTCGAGCAACTTACCGACGAGCGCACCCAACGGACGATCGCGTTAATTAATAGCGAAACCAGCCCTTACCAAAAGCAAATTTTGGAACAGTACCAGGTGCAGGCGACAATTGCCGTACCGATTTTAATTAACGGTTACTCGGCAGCTACCGATAGCTATAGCTTGGGTAGAGTCTGGGGTTTATTAGTCGTCCATCAATGCGATCGCCCGCGCATGTGGTCGGAAGCGGAAACCACTTGCCTATCGCAATTATCTCTAGAACTGACGCTGGCAGTCCAGCCCAATCAACCCCTGCTGCAATTATCCCAACGCCGCGACCTGTTAGCTGCGATCGAGATCGAAGCACAGGAATTGATGCAGACTACCCTCGACAATATCCGCCACAACCTCCAAGCCGATCGGGCGATGGTTGTCGCTTACAATCCAGACTGGAGCAGTACTGTTATTGCCGAATCTGTCGGCGTCAACTGGGCCAAAGCGGGCACCTCACTAGATTTAGATTACTCGATTAATAACGAGAATTACAAGCCTTATTACGTCGTCAACGACATTCAAGCCAAAGGATTCGATCGCTGCTTATTAGAATCCCTCGAACCGCTGCAAATGAAAGCGTACATCGTGGTTCCAGTCTTGAAAAACAACCAATTGGTCGGCATGTTGGGCATCTACCAAAACTCTGGCGCGCGCAACTGGCAAGAGTCCGAACTCAATGCTATGCTCGAATATGCCAAAACATTTAGCTTCCCGATCCAGCAAACCACCAGCCGCCGTCTCGCCCAGTTTCAGACCAAAAAAATGGAGCAGCGGCTGCAACGGGAACGGGGACTCTCCAAACTCCAAGAGCGGCTCCGCAGTGCTAAAGATGAGAAAACTGTCTTTCAAGTCGCCACTCAAGATGGACGCAAATTGCTCGAAACCGATCGATTAGCGATCTATCAGTTCGATCCCGATTGGGGCGGTCGCTTTATCGCCGAATCCGCCGCACCGGGATGGGTAGACTTGATCGAAACCGTCCATATCGTCCAAGATACCTTTCTTCAACGCACCCAAGGCGGTCGGTACAAAGATGGCGAATGTTTTGCCGTCGATGATATCTACACCGTCGGTCACCAAACTTGTCACGTCCAACTATTAGAACAGTTTGAAGCTCGCTCTTATATGCTCGCGCCGATCTTTGGTGCCGATCGCAAACTGTGGGGACTAATTGCGGCTTATCAAAATGCCCACGTCCGTAAATGGCAAGAAGAAGAAGTCGAAACCCTGCGTCAAATGGGTCTGCAAGTCGGGATTGCCATCGAGCAGATCGATTATATCAAGCAACTCCAAAAACGTGCCGATCAAGAGCAAACCATCAACCGGATTACCGAGCGCATCCGCCAATCGCTAGTCGTCGATGATGTCTTCGCTAGTGTCGTTCAAGAAATCCGCCAAGCCTCCAAAGCCGATCGCGCGGTTGTCTATCAGTTTAATGAAGATTGGAGCGGTCAAGTTATCGCCGAATCTGTCGGGAGTGGCTGGGTATCGCTGTTAGTCGAGCAAGCTAAAGATGAAGTCTTAGCAGGCAACCGAGCGACTAACGATCGCTGCATCCTCCGCAAATGGGCGCAAAAAGATATCACCGAAGAAGATACTTACCTCCAAAGTACCAAAGGCGGTAAATATGCCCAAGGTTCCAAATCGACCGCAGTTGATGATATTTATGCCAAAAACTTCCCCGATTGCTACATTCAGTCGCTCGAAAAATATCAAGCCAAAGCTTATATCCTCGCACCGATTTTCAAAGGTGGTAACCTCTGGGGTCTGCTCGGTGTTTACCAAAATGATGCACCGCGCATCTGGGATGACTCCGAGCGTTCGGTCATCGAACAAGTCGCCCTCCAAATTGGCGTTGCGCTGCAATTAGCTGAATACCTCGAACGCGTTCGTACTCAAGAACAGGAACTCTCCCAAATTGTCGATCGAGAGCGCGCTAACCGCCAAGAATTGGAACAAGAGGCTCTGCGAGTCCTCAAAGCGATCGGACCCTCCTTCCGAGGCGATTTAACCGTCCGTGCGCCGCTATCTGAAACCGAGATCGGCACGATCGCCGATGGTTACAATACCACCATCCAAAGTCTGCGCGAACTAGTGCGCCAAGTTCAGACCGCCGCGATTAGCGTGAGTGAGACTTCGAGCGAAAACAACCTGTTGGTTAACAATCTCTCGGCTCAAGCACAACAAGAACTCGAACAACTCGATCGCGCCTTGGTGCAAGTAGATCTGATGGCCGCTTCTAGTAAAGAAGTTGCCGAATTTGCCCAAAAAGTCGAACAAGTCGTCCAATCGGCCAACCGCACCGTTCAAAACGGTGACACGTTGATGGAAAGCACAGTGGAAGAGATTCTGGAAATCCGCTCCACCGTATCGACAACTGCTAAGAAAATCAAACGTCTGGGTGAAACCTTCCAGAAGATTTCTAAAGTTGTCAACCTGATCGAAAACTTCGCCACCCAAACCAACCTACTCGCACTAAATGCTTCGATCGAAGCCACCCGTGCGGGTCAATACGGTAAAGGTTTCGCAGTGGTCGCCGATGAAGTTCGCTCCCTGGCTTACCAATCTGCCAATGCAACCACCGAAATCGAACGCTTAGTAGATGAAATCCGGATCGACACCAACGACGTTACCGAAGCCATGGAAATCGGGATCGCTCAAGTCGTCCAAGGCACCAACTTAGTCAACGAAACCAGACAGAGCCTCAGCGAGATCGTAGTTGCCACTGGCCAGATCAGCGAACTCGTCAAAGCCATCAGTCAATCTGCGGGTACTCAAACCAAACAGTCCCAAAAACTGAGCGAAGCAATGATCGACGTCGCCACGATCGCCAATCTCAGCTCCGACAGCGCACTCCAAATCTCCGAATCTTGTCAACAGCTCATTGCCACTTCGCAAGTGTTGGAGACTAGCGTGAGCCGATTTAAGGTGGACTAG
- a CDS encoding chemotaxis protein CheW: MSKIIDRASPSSSSQQLLARQSESDAQERFLGFTIGDDLNALIPLIDLQATIKILLSEILPVPQMHESLLGIINYGGKATWVLDLAHLMGGNGYLKTPELTTGMGMLFQIHNETVAMLIDRVGTIETYNFQQCLPIGETMFTEQMRLFLAGYFIDEKQQSRVVIDLQQVIRAII; this comes from the coding sequence ATGAGTAAAATTATCGATCGAGCGTCACCATCTTCGAGCAGCCAACAACTGTTGGCTCGTCAATCTGAATCTGATGCCCAGGAGCGGTTTCTCGGTTTTACGATCGGCGATGATTTAAATGCTTTGATTCCGTTAATCGATCTTCAGGCGACTATCAAAATTTTATTGTCAGAAATTTTGCCAGTACCACAAATGCACGAATCATTACTGGGCATTATTAATTATGGTGGTAAAGCTACTTGGGTACTAGATTTAGCACATCTGATGGGTGGCAATGGTTACCTCAAGACCCCAGAGTTGACAACTGGAATGGGGATGTTATTTCAGATCCACAATGAAACGGTCGCCATGTTAATCGATCGAGTCGGGACGATCGAAACATACAATTTCCAACAATGCTTGCCGATTGGTGAAACCATGTTTACCGAGCAAATGCGGCTATTTTTAGCTGGCTATTTTATCGATGAGAAACAACAGTCGCGAGTAGTTATCGATCTTCAGCAGGTAATTCGCGCCATTATTTAG
- a CDS encoding hybrid sensor histidine kinase/response regulator: protein MTTDDLDFQESLDRYFEIEAAELLQTIEQTLLSLVQEKTIERVHTLMRAAHTIKGSAANCGFKTIETIAHHLEDVFQALYPPELEIDPELGLLLMEGYDCLYDPLSALLAGVPYDEAATLERTAALFARLQTHLGDFFGRETPLPTAAELGFDVIGSIFTDSIPQDLEDLSIAIASQNVGRVKESLNSLAEFLLELGGSYSLPGIAAIAKTTLAAVERHPGRVLELAPIALANFQQAQIAIVGGDRSVGGEVSFELAAWGDSQTLTTAPATDESSSAEWLSLVDNDTTTAKAPTAESNASEWLSLVDNDTTTAATTTSDAAASEWLSLVDNDTTTAETTTAESNASEWLSLVDNDTTTVATTTSDAAASEWLSLVDRDTTPAETTTVESNASEWLSLVDNDITPAETTTTSDVAASEWLSLVDNDTTPEIYDEPQEHARLHQIVDADLEIVEIGAFEPDRTEYLIEATDSSQLAHISTPNSQLALTTQSGIDRIFQSIWLGQLEATAEDLNPPAPERMVPEREAAPDALVSVRVATVQLERLSHAIGELTIDDNQQFLRAEQLQRLAQSTVEQYRRCEQKLRLVSDWADKNAAIDERQKLASRRKQSTKNKTKKGKKAANEIVAHFDSLELDVYSDLSISIQNLTDELAELGLKVGNLAEMTQRARMTLGKRKQILADAQSELFEARMVEIAGVLNRFPRLLQQMVASHRKPAQLQLIGSEVSIDKIIAEKLYDPLLHLVRNAYDHGIESPEIRASQGKAPIGQLTIQVYHQGNRTKIEVSDDGQGLNWDKIRQRAIDMHLLQASHAATEAELAEIMFAPGFSTADKVNDLSGRGIGLDVVRDRIGALQGTIDVRSVAGQGTTFVMQFPLNLTTTRLMICESQGFVHALRADAISQVLLPSPDRIVSQSLLSDKDSSTFLRWGEGAEQKLIPIYAVNSLLDYRCQIVAGDLSASTLFPIQSKHSTNALLLLEINDDRICLEVSRILMEQELVVKSLGQTFELPNYIQGYSVLGDGSLTLALDPVELIARVKASNNPVTQSIPAKLPTLPATTQPALAPASDVPLPEEVASTLGDLNSHNAASTGRQLQVLVVDDSLVQRQSLARSLTKAGCQVIQASHGREGILRLQEHPRIRLVVCDIEMPQMNGFEFLSYCRQDPKFSQIPIVMLTTRGGQKHRDLAMTLGAKDYLTKPQSDRDLLDIIATLAQPSEVGV from the coding sequence ATGACCACCGACGATCTAGATTTTCAAGAGTCACTCGATCGATACTTTGAGATCGAAGCGGCGGAATTATTACAAACGATCGAACAAACACTCCTGAGTCTGGTTCAAGAAAAAACGATCGAGCGCGTCCATACTCTCATGCGTGCAGCGCATACGATTAAGGGTAGTGCGGCCAATTGTGGTTTCAAAACGATCGAAACGATCGCCCATCACCTCGAAGATGTCTTCCAGGCACTATATCCACCCGAATTAGAGATCGATCCCGAACTGGGACTGCTCTTAATGGAAGGTTACGATTGTCTGTACGATCCTTTGAGCGCGTTGTTGGCGGGAGTTCCCTACGACGAAGCCGCGACCCTCGAGCGAACGGCAGCATTATTTGCGAGGTTACAAACTCATTTAGGCGACTTTTTTGGGCGAGAGACACCATTACCGACCGCCGCCGAACTCGGTTTTGATGTAATCGGCTCGATTTTTACCGATAGCATCCCACAAGATCTCGAAGATCTCTCGATCGCGATCGCCAGTCAAAATGTGGGTAGGGTAAAAGAGAGTCTCAACTCGTTAGCCGAATTTTTATTGGAGTTGGGTGGCTCTTATAGTCTCCCTGGTATTGCGGCGATCGCCAAGACGACGCTAGCCGCTGTAGAGCGTCATCCAGGCAGAGTGCTAGAGCTAGCACCGATTGCCTTGGCCAATTTTCAACAAGCCCAAATCGCGATCGTCGGTGGCGATCGATCGGTTGGTGGTGAAGTATCATTTGAATTAGCAGCTTGGGGTGACTCTCAGACCCTGACAACAGCTCCAGCCACAGATGAATCTAGTTCCGCCGAATGGTTATCGTTAGTCGATAACGACACTACCACCGCCAAAGCCCCGACTGCCGAATCAAATGCTTCAGAATGGCTCTCCTTAGTCGATAACGATACTACCACAGCAGCCACAACTACGAGCGATGCGGCTGCTTCGGAATGGTTATCGTTAGTCGATAACGACACTACTACCGCCGAAACCACGACTGCCGAATCAAATGCTTCGGAATGGCTCTCCTTAGTCGATAACGATACTACCACCGTAGCCACAACTACGAGCGATGCGGCTGCTTCGGAATGGTTATCGTTAGTCGATCGTGACACCACTCCCGCCGAAACCACGACTGTCGAATCAAATGCTTCGGAATGGTTATCGTTAGTCGATAATGACATTACTCCGGCTGAAACTACAACTACGAGCGATGTGGCTGCTTCGGAATGGTTATCGTTAGTCGATAACGACACTACTCCCGAAATTTACGACGAACCGCAAGAGCACGCTCGATTGCATCAGATCGTCGATGCCGATTTAGAGATTGTTGAGATTGGAGCGTTCGAGCCAGATCGGACAGAATATCTCATCGAAGCAACCGATAGCTCGCAATTGGCGCATATCTCTACACCCAACTCCCAGCTAGCTCTGACTACTCAATCGGGAATCGATCGCATTTTCCAATCGATTTGGCTCGGACAGCTAGAAGCCACTGCCGAAGACCTCAATCCGCCAGCACCAGAGCGGATGGTACCAGAGCGCGAAGCAGCACCCGATGCGCTAGTAAGCGTGCGCGTAGCCACAGTCCAACTCGAACGGCTCAGTCATGCCATCGGCGAACTGACGATCGACGATAACCAACAATTCCTCCGCGCCGAGCAATTACAAAGACTCGCCCAATCTACCGTCGAACAATACCGTCGCTGCGAGCAAAAGCTGCGTCTAGTCAGCGATTGGGCCGATAAAAATGCCGCGATCGACGAACGCCAAAAACTGGCATCGCGGCGCAAACAATCTACCAAAAATAAAACTAAAAAAGGCAAAAAAGCAGCCAATGAGATCGTCGCTCATTTCGATAGTCTCGAATTAGATGTCTATAGCGACTTGAGCATCTCGATCCAAAATCTCACCGACGAGCTGGCCGAACTCGGCCTCAAGGTAGGGAATTTGGCAGAAATGACCCAGAGAGCGCGGATGACCTTGGGCAAACGCAAGCAAATCCTCGCTGATGCCCAGTCGGAACTATTTGAAGCCAGAATGGTGGAAATTGCTGGCGTCCTCAATCGCTTCCCGCGCTTGCTCCAGCAAATGGTCGCCTCTCATCGCAAACCCGCCCAATTACAACTGATCGGTAGCGAAGTTTCGATCGATAAAATTATCGCCGAAAAACTCTACGATCCTTTACTCCACCTAGTTAGGAACGCCTACGACCACGGCATCGAATCGCCAGAAATTCGTGCCAGCCAAGGTAAAGCCCCGATCGGACAATTGACGATCCAAGTCTATCACCAAGGCAACCGCACCAAAATCGAAGTCAGCGATGACGGCCAAGGTTTGAACTGGGATAAAATTCGCCAGCGCGCGATCGATATGCACCTACTGCAAGCCAGTCACGCGGCAACCGAAGCCGAGTTGGCCGAAATTATGTTTGCTCCCGGATTTTCGACCGCTGACAAAGTTAACGATCTTTCCGGTCGCGGCATTGGTTTAGACGTCGTCCGCGACCGAATTGGAGCCTTACAGGGCACGATCGACGTGCGCTCTGTCGCAGGTCAAGGCACCACCTTTGTGATGCAATTCCCCCTCAATCTCACCACCACTCGGTTGATGATTTGTGAGTCCCAAGGCTTCGTCCATGCCCTGCGAGCGGATGCCATTTCGCAAGTATTACTGCCCTCACCCGATCGAATCGTCTCCCAGTCCTTGCTTTCAGACAAAGATTCTTCCACATTTTTACGCTGGGGCGAAGGAGCCGAACAGAAATTAATTCCTATTTATGCAGTCAATAGTCTCCTCGACTATCGGTGCCAAATCGTCGCTGGCGATCTTAGTGCCAGCACGCTGTTCCCCATCCAATCCAAACACAGCACCAACGCCTTACTGTTACTAGAAATCAACGACGATCGCATCTGTCTCGAAGTCAGCCGCATCTTGATGGAGCAAGAACTAGTTGTCAAATCGCTCGGTCAAACCTTTGAATTGCCTAATTATATTCAAGGTTATAGCGTCCTGGGCGATGGCAGTCTGACACTCGCCCTCGATCCTGTAGAACTCATCGCTCGCGTTAAAGCCAGTAACAACCCTGTTACTCAGTCTATCCCCGCGAAATTGCCTACCCTACCAGCAACCACCCAACCCGCATTAGCTCCAGCCAGCGATGTACCCTTGCCCGAAGAAGTAGCATCAACCCTCGGCGATCTCAACAGCCACAATGCCGCTTCCACTGGGCGACAGCTACAAGTCTTAGTCGTCGATGACTCCCTGGTTCAACGCCAAAGCTTGGCTCGCTCCCTCACTAAAGCTGGCTGTCAAGTTATCCAAGCCAGCCACGGACGCGAAGGCATCCTCCGACTCCAAGAACATCCCCGCATTCGCCTGGTAGTTTGCGATATCGAAATGCCCCAAATGAATGGATTCGAGTTTCTCAGCTATTGTCGCCAAGATCCCAAATTCTCTCAAATTCCGATCGTCATGCTCACCACGCGCGGCGGTCAAAAACACCGCGATCTCGCTATGACTTTAGGAGCTAAAGACTACCTTACCAAGCCCCAATCCGATCGAGATTTATTAGACATCATCGCGACACTAGCACAGCCTAGTGAAGTAGGAGTCTAG
- a CDS encoding ribbon-helix-helix protein, CopG family, producing the protein MRTKSPRQLNVKLLKQDIEILEAFSEKTQRTKTDIIREFIRSLQNEIR; encoded by the coding sequence GTGCGTACAAAATCTCCAAGACAGTTGAATGTCAAGTTGCTCAAGCAAGATATCGAAATCCTTGAAGCCTTTTCAGAGAAAACTCAAAGAACGAAAACTGACATTATTCGAGAGTTTATCCGTTCCCTACAAAATGAGATCCGGTAA
- the tkt gene encoding transketolase, whose translation MPVTAQSLDQLAINSIRFLAVDAIEKAKSGHPGLPMGAAPMAYVLWQNFMRYNPKNPQWFNRDRFVLSAGHGSMLQYALLHLTGYDSVSIEDIKNFRQWGSSTPGHPENFETAGIEVTTGPLGQGIANGVGLALAEAHLAAKYNKPDATIVDHYTYVIVGDGCNMEGISGEAASIAGHWGLGKLIVLYDDNHISIDGSTDVAFTEDVSKRFEAYGWHTIHVEDGNTDLAAISAALEEAKKVTDKPTMIKVTTIIGYGSPNKCNTAGIHGAALGGDEVKLTRENLGWEYAPFELPADAVAHMREAIDRGAKYEGEWEATLATYKSKYPQEAAEFEGLLTRQLPAGWDSVLPTYTPEDKPVASRKHSEICLNKLAPVLHGLIGGSADLTHSNLTEIKGSGDFQKDAYQNRNVHFGVREHAMGAICNGMALHNSGLIPYGATFLIFTDYMRAAIRLSALSQVGTLWVMTHDSIGQGEDGPTHQPIETIASLRAIPNLTVIRPADGNETSGAYKVAIEKASQQAPTLLALSRQNLPNLAGTSIEGVTKGAYTIVDSQGTPDIILIGTGSEVSLCVSAAEKLTAEGKKVRVVSMPSWELFDAQDAAYQESVLPKAVTKRVAVEAACSMGWHRFVGMDGGLVTVDRFGASAPGGVVMEKYGFTVDNVVATAKKVLG comes from the coding sequence ATGCCTGTAACCGCTCAATCTTTAGACCAACTTGCTATTAATTCAATTCGTTTTCTCGCTGTAGATGCGATCGAGAAAGCAAAATCCGGTCACCCAGGTTTACCGATGGGTGCGGCTCCGATGGCATATGTACTGTGGCAAAATTTCATGCGGTACAACCCCAAGAACCCCCAATGGTTCAACCGCGATCGGTTCGTACTCTCTGCTGGACACGGTTCGATGCTGCAATATGCCCTGTTGCACCTAACTGGCTACGATAGCGTCAGTATCGAAGATATCAAGAACTTCCGTCAGTGGGGTTCGAGCACTCCCGGACACCCCGAAAACTTTGAGACTGCGGGTATTGAAGTAACCACTGGCCCGCTCGGACAAGGGATTGCAAATGGTGTCGGCTTGGCTTTAGCTGAAGCGCACCTAGCGGCTAAATATAACAAACCCGATGCCACCATCGTCGATCATTACACTTACGTCATCGTCGGCGATGGTTGTAATATGGAAGGCATTTCCGGCGAAGCCGCTTCGATCGCGGGTCACTGGGGCTTAGGTAAGCTAATTGTCTTGTATGATGACAACCACATCTCGATCGATGGTTCGACCGATGTTGCCTTTACTGAAGATGTCTCCAAGCGATTTGAAGCTTACGGGTGGCACACCATCCACGTTGAAGATGGTAACACTGACTTAGCCGCGATTTCGGCAGCTCTAGAAGAAGCTAAGAAAGTCACCGACAAACCCACGATGATCAAAGTCACCACGATCATCGGTTACGGCTCCCCCAACAAATGCAACACAGCAGGCATCCACGGTGCGGCTCTCGGTGGTGATGAAGTCAAACTCACCCGCGAGAATCTCGGCTGGGAATACGCTCCGTTTGAATTACCCGCCGATGCCGTCGCTCACATGCGCGAAGCAATCGATCGCGGTGCCAAATATGAAGGCGAATGGGAAGCAACTCTAGCTACCTACAAATCCAAATATCCTCAAGAAGCTGCCGAATTTGAAGGCTTGCTCACTCGCCAACTCCCTGCTGGTTGGGATAGCGTCTTGCCTACCTATACCCCCGAAGATAAACCAGTCGCTTCGCGCAAACACTCGGAAATTTGCCTCAACAAACTCGCTCCCGTTTTACACGGCTTAATCGGCGGTTCGGCTGACTTAACCCACTCCAACCTCACCGAAATCAAAGGTTCTGGCGATTTCCAAAAAGACGCATACCAAAATCGTAACGTCCACTTCGGCGTGCGCGAACATGCCATGGGTGCGATCTGTAACGGGATGGCTCTCCACAACTCCGGTTTGATTCCTTACGGTGCGACCTTCTTAATCTTCACCGACTACATGCGCGCCGCGATTCGCCTCTCCGCATTGTCTCAAGTCGGTACATTGTGGGTAATGACTCACGATTCGATCGGTCAAGGTGAAGATGGCCCCACGCACCAACCGATCGAAACGATCGCCTCCTTGCGCGCTATCCCCAACCTCACCGTCATTCGTCCCGCCGATGGTAACGAAACCTCTGGCGCGTACAAAGTTGCGATCGAGAAAGCCAGCCAACAAGCTCCCACCCTCCTCGCATTATCCCGTCAAAATCTACCTAACTTAGCCGGAACTTCGATCGAAGGTGTAACTAAAGGTGCTTACACGATTGTCGATTCCCAAGGTACTCCCGATATCATTTTGATCGGAACGGGTTCCGAAGTCAGCTTGTGCGTCTCTGCGGCTGAAAAACTCACCGCTGAAGGCAAAAAAGTCCGCGTTGTCTCCATGCCTTCGTGGGAGTTATTCGACGCTCAAGATGCCGCTTACCAAGAATCTGTCTTACCTAAGGCAGTTACCAAACGCGTCGCTGTCGAAGCTGCTTGCAGCATGGGTTGGCACCGTTTCGTCGGTATGGATGGCGGTTTAGTCACAGTCGATCGTTTTGGTGCTTCGGCTCCAGGTGGCGTAGTGATGGAGAAATATGGTTTCACAGTCGATAACGTCGTTGCTACAGCCAAGAAAGTTTTAGGTTAA